Genomic DNA from bacterium:
GGAAAAACAACAGTGAAAGAAATGATAGCTGAAATACTTTCTGAAAAATATCGCGTGAATAAAACTGTTGCGAACAATAATAATCATATTGGTGTTCCTCTGACAATTTTAGATACAAATGAAACTCATCAGGTTTTAGTTGCTGAACTCGGAACAAACCATTTTGGTGAAATCCCGTATACAGCAAAAATATTAGCACCGGATTACAGCTTGATCACAAACATTGGCGATTCACATCTGGAATTTTTAAAAACACGTAATGGTGTCTGGAAAGAGAAATCATTTTTATTTGAAGAGACAATAAAAAATGGTGGAAAAGTTTTTCTCAATTACGATGATCCGATAATTAAAGCAAAGCATTCAGGAAAAGGTAATCGAGTAAGTTTTGGTTTTTCTGGAAGAGTCAATGTTAAAGCCAAATTGAAAAATTTTACAGACGATGGTAAACCAGTTATTGAAGTAAGTTATAAGAAAAAACGCTTTGATATTATTTTACCAATATATGGTGAACAAAGCGCAAAGAATTTTCTTGCAGCCTGCTCGGTTGCACTCGAGATGGGATTATCTGTTGAACAAATAAAACAAGCAGCAAATCGATTAAAAGCTTCCGCCGGAAGACTTGATGTTCAGCGGTACAATAAATTCATCTTGATAGATGATACATATAATGCAAATCCTGATTCAACAAAAGCAGCCATTGAATTAGTCGGGATAATAAAATCATTTAAAAGAAAAATTTTATTTGTTGGAGATATGCTTGAGCTTGGCAGCAGAACGATAAGACTTCATGAAGGATTAATAGATGTAATCATAAAATCTGGAATCGATGAGGTATACACAATCGGACCGATGATGAAGTATCTCCATAAAAAAATAAAGTCAATTGATATAATATCCAGACATTTTACACAAAGAAGTCATTTAGAAAATTTTATTAATGATTTGAATATTGATGATTCTGTTATCCTCGTTAAAGGTTCACGCGGAATGAAGATGGAAGAATTTGTTTCAGCTATTAAAAGAAAAATTATGAACTGATGCTTTACTATTTATTTGATTACATAAATAAACTTTATTCGCCCCCTGGATTTGACATATTCCGGTTCCTGACATTCAGGTCAGCGTTAGCAGCGATAACCGGTTTGTTTATGGCATTCTATCTCGGACCGAAAATAATCCGTGGTCTGCAAAAGTATCAGATAGGTGAAGCAAAGAAGGAAGACGCTCCTCAAACACATTGGTCAAAAGCTGGAACTCCAACCATGGGAGGGTTAATAATAATTCTTTCTGCTGTCGTTCCTGTTTTATTGTGGGGTGATTTAACAAGCATCTATATAATATTAATTCTTGGCGGTACAGTTTGGCTCAGTCTTGTTGGCTTTCTTGATGATTATCTGAAAGTCGTGAAGAAATTACCAAAAGGTTTGATCGGCAGATATAAAATTATTGGTCAAATAATAATTGGACTCATTGTTGGTACTGTAATTTATTTCTCACCGGAGTTTGCGAATTATAATTCATTGACGACTGTACCATTTCTAAAAAATGTAAATCTTGATCTTTCGATTTTTTATATACCAGTGGTGATATTCATTATCACAGCAACATCCAATGCAGTGAATTTAACTGATGGACTGGATGGACTTGCAATCGGAATAATTGCAATTGTAATGATTGCTCTTGCATTGCTGAGCTATGTAAGTGGTAACGTAATTTTTGCAGATTACCTGAACATAATTTATTTACCCGGCTCGGGTGAATTGACTGTTTTTGTAGCTGCACTTGTTGGTGCATCACTTGGATTTCTCTGGTACAATGCATATCCGGCTCAGGTTTTTATGGGAGATACCGGCTCGCTTGCACTTGGTGGTGCGTTCGGGATTCTCGCTGTTCTTATTAAGAAGGAATTATTTATCCCGATTCTTGGCGGTGTTTTTTTTATGGAAACACTTTCTGTGATAATTCAGAAAATTTATTTCAAATACACAAAGAAAAAATTCGGACAGGGCAGAAGAGTTTTTAAAATGGCTCCGATTCATCATCACTTTGAAATACTTGGATGGGCTGAACCGAAAATCGTTGTTCGCTTTTACATAATTGCAATAATTCTTGCGATTGTAACACTTGTTTCATTCAAAATAAGATAATGGAAGTTAAAGGTAAAAAAATATCGATCATCGGAGCAGCAAGAAGCGGAGTCGGCGCTGCAAAACTTGTAAAGCGTCTAGGAGGAATTCCATTTGTTAGTGATTTGGGTTCTAAGGAAAAAATATATGATGCAGTGAATCAACTCGAAGTTGAAAAAATCGATTTTGAGTTCGGGGGACACTCGGACAGAGTATATGAGTCGACGCTTATGATTGTCAGTCCGGGTGTTCCCAACGATTCACAAGTTTTAACAACGGCTCGTTCAAAAGGAATTAAGTTAATCAGTGAAGTTGAGTTCGCATACCATTATTGCAAAGGAAAAGTCATCGCGATTACAGGCACTAATGGTAAAACAACCACTACTAGTTTATGCGGACACGTATTTAATACCTGTGGTTACAAAACTCACGTTGCTGGAAATATAGGTCTGGCATTCAGTGAAATAGCTCTTGATGTAAAAGAAGGTGAATTCGTTTCTCTTGAAGTGTCAAGCTTTCAGCTTGACCTCATTGAGAAATTCAAGCCGGCTGTGGCAATGATATTAAACATTACACCTGATCACCTTAACAGGTACGAGAATAGTGTTGAAAAATATGCGCAGTCAAAGCAAAGGATTTATACGAACCAGGACGAAAAAGATTATTTGATTCTTAATAAAGACAGCCATACGGTAATGAATTATCTGTCAGATCATAAAAGTAAATCGATTTATTTCTCTTTAACTGAAGAGCAAACAAATGGATGCTTCTATAAAGATGATAAAGTAATTTTCAAATTGAATGGGAAAGAAGAATTTATTTGCTCAAGGAATGACATTAAAATCAGAGGTGAACACAACCTTGCAAATGCAATGTCGGTTATATGTGCAGCAAAGGTTTTTAATCTTGATAATGCGGGAATTATTAAAGGTCTCCAAACATTTGAGAGCGTTGAACATCGTTTAGAGCTTGTGAGACAGATTGATGGTATCAAATACATTAATGATTCAAAAGCTACTAATGTTGATTCTGTATGGTATGCGTTAAAAAGTTTTGATGAACCAATTCTTCTCATACTTGGCGGACAGGATAAAGGGAACGATTATAACCAGATAAAAGAGCTGGTACTTCAGAAAGTAAAAAAGATTTATGCAATAGGTTCTTCAGCAGAAAAAGTTTTCAACTTCTTCCATCAGGATGTAAAAGTTGAAATTGAAAAATCACTTGAGGATGCAGTCAAAAGTTCAAGCAGGGAAGCACGGAGTGGTGATGTAGTTCTTTTGTCACCTGCCTGTGCAAGCTTTGATATGTTTAATAATTACGAACATCGTGGAAAAGTTTTTAAAGAAGCAGTAAACAAATTATAATGAAAAAATTAGGACTGACAATTTTCTTTGATGCATTTGCACTAATGCTATTGGGCTTAACCATAGTAATGAGTGCGAGCAGCACTTACAGCGTGTTTAAGTTTGATAGCGTTTTCTATCTGTTTAACTCACATCTTTTTAAAGTATTGTTAGGAATTGCTGCAGTAATACTTTTTGCCTTAATACCTTATGAGTATTACAGAAGACTCAGTAAGCCTCTCATCATTGCAACTGTCTTTCTGCTTGTATTTACTCTGCTCTTTGCACCTAGCATCAAAGGTGCTGGCAGATGGTTGAACCTCGGTGTAATTTCAATCCAGCCTGCTGATATTGCCAAACTGGTTCTTGTAATTCACCTTGCTTTGTTGCTGGAAGCAAAAGCCAATGTAATGGATAATTACAGGCATGGGTTTTTGTATTTATTTATCTGGATAATTGGCATTTCGGGCTTGATCATGCTTCAGCCGAATATAAGCAGCGGCATTATGCTTATTCTGATTTCTCTTACAATTATTTATGCCGGAGGGGCAAAGCTTAAGCATATTCTTGTTTCACTTCTAATCAGCGGAACTGTTATTGGAATTGCTGCAATGATTTTTCCTCATTCAAGATCTAGGATTTTTTCTTTTGTCAGCTCAATTACAAGCGGAAGTGATTTAAATTTTCAGGTGAAGCAGGCTCTTTACAGTCTTGGCAGCGGTGGAATTTTTGGTGTTGGAATTGGAAATAGTATGCAGAGCAATTTGTTTCTTCCTGAAGCATATGGTGATTTTATTTTTGCAATTCTTGGTGAAGAACTTGGACTTATAGGTTCAATTGCTGTGCTGGTCTCATATCTGGTGCTTCTGGTTTGTGGAATTTTAGTTGCGAAGAAAACAAAAGATCAGTTTGGGCAACTGCTGGCATTTGGAATAACTATTTCAATTGTGTTTTATGCTTTTGTGAATGTTGCGGTTACAACAGGAGTTCTGCCGACAACAGGACTTCCACTTCCGTTTATTAGTTACGGTGGAACATCTTTGATATTTCTGTGCATTAGTGTCGGAATTTTAATCAACATTGCATTCACGAATCATATGCGGCAGAATGGTGTTATTCACGTACCAGATCAAAATCCTGTTCAGGGAAGCAACAGATGAGCAGTGTTGAAACCAAATACAGATTTTTATTTGCGGGTGGTGGTACAGGCGGACATCTTTTCCCGGCAGTCGCTGTCGCTGAACAAATCAGAGAGATGAAACCGGAAGCTGATATTCTTTTTATCGGTACAAAAGATAAAATTGAAGGAAGAGTAGTTCCGAAGCTTGGATTTAAATTCAAATCAATCTGGATAAAGGGATTTTCCAGAAGAATTAATATTGAAAATTTATTGTTCCCTTTAAAACTTTTTGTTTCGATGGTGCAATCGTTGTTAATAAATATGTCATTCAAACCAAAAGTTGCGATTGGATCAGGTGGATATGTAGCTGGTCCTGCAATCTGGGCTGCGAATGTAATGGGCGCGAAAATAATTCTTCTTGAACAAAACAGTTATCCCGGAGTTACGACACGACTGCTGGAAAAATATGCAACTGAAGTCCATCTGAGTTTTCAGGAATCAAAAAAATATTTAAGAAAAGAAAAGGTACATCATATTACAGGAAATCCTGTAAGAAAAAATCTTGGAAGAATGGATAGAACTATTGCACTTAAAAGTTTTGGACTATCAAGTGAAAAAAAAACTTTGCTCGTTCTTGGCGGAAGTTTAGGAGCTAGAACAATAAATGAAGCGATGTTGGAAAGTATAAACGCTTTTAAAGAAAATGGAATTCAGGTGATCTGGCAGACAGGGAAAAATTATTTTGAACAGTTCAAAAAAATGAACAGTGATTCCACAAAAGTTTATGATTTCATTGAAGATATGAATGCTGCTTACTCAGTTTGTGATTTATTGCTTGCTAGGGCTGGGGCAACTACTATTGCAGAACTGCTGAATCTTGGAATTCCTGCAATACTTGTTCCCTCGCCGAATGTTGCAGAGAATCATCAATATTATAATGCAAAAGCTTTGTCAGATAATAACGCAGCAATTTTGATTGAAGATAAAAACCTGAAATCTGAAATAGGTAAAAAAGTTCTTGAGTTAGTGAAATCCGAAAGTACTCTTACTGAGATAAAAACAAACGCTCTGAAGATGGCAAAATCGAATGCTGCGAAAGTGATAGCACAGAACGCAATAAATTTTGCGGAGGCTGTATGAATAACAGTGAACAAAAGAGAAGAATATTCAAATACAATTTATCGTTTTATTATAAATCGACGATCATCTATTTCCTGGTCTTTATTCTTTATGGCGTAATAAGAGGTGAATTTATTCGTGATTCATATACACTTATTACGAGAGATCCGATTTTATATTTCCTGGCGATCATACTTATAATATCTGTTGCAGCATTGGTTTATAATCTTATCAGGAATATGTACATAGAAATATCTGATGAAGAAATTGTTTTTGCAGATCGTTTCAAATCAAAATCGTACAAGATTGAACAGGTGAAGAAAGTAAAATTTTCAAGGCAGGTAAGAACCAGTAACTCACCTGCCTTCAGAACTGCAAGAATAAAAGTTAATGGAAGAGTACGACCTGTAATCATCAGATTCTCGGATTTTGAAAATCAGGATGAATTGTTACTGCGAATTGAAGAGTTAAAATCTAAAGTAGAAAAAAGCAGTGTTTAAGAGTATAAAGAAAATACATTTTGTGGGAATCGGCGGTATCGGGATGAGTGGTATCGCGGAGATACTTATCAACCAGGGATTTGAAGTATCCGGTTCCGATCTGCATCTGACTGAAGTTACGAAGCGACTGGAAGAACTCGGCGCTAAAGTTTACGAAGGGCATTCAGCTGATAATATAAAAGATGTTGATGTTCTTGTTTATTCATCCGCAGTTATTCCCGATAATCCCGAAGTAAGAGCAGCAGCTGACAGAAATATTCCCATTATTAAACGTGCAGAAATGCTTGCTGAAACAATGCGTATGCAATATGGAATTGGTATTGCCGGAACACACGGAAAAACCACAACTACTTCGATGGTTGGATTAACTTTGACTGAAGGTGGAATCGATCCTACGATCATTGTTGGCGGAAAATTAAGCGGGCTTGGCGGAACAAATGCTCGGCTCGGCAATGGTGAGTTCATCGTCGTTGAAGCAGATGAGTTCGACAGAACTTTTTTGAAACTTACACCCACTATTGCAGCAATCACAACTCTCGAGAGAGAGCATCTTGATACATACAAAGATCTCGATGATATAAAAACAGCATTCATCGAGTTTGCAAACAAAGTTCCGTTTTATGGATTCGTTGTGATATGTCTCGATGAACCTGCACTGCAGGATATTATCCCATCTATAAATAAAACAGTGTTTACTTATGGAATAACTGCACAAGCAGATGTTCGTGCGATCGATATTGAGTTTGAAGGATTCAGCAGTAAATACACAGTAATCTATAAAGGAAAAGAGCTCGGTCAAATCAAACTGAATATTCCGGGTGAGCATTATGTTAAAAACTCTTTGGTCGCAGTTACAATTGGGATGGAACTCTTAATTGATTTTAGCATAATCAAGAAAGCTCTTGAAAAATTCACTGGTGTTTACAGAAGATTTGAAACGAAATATAAAAACGATATTCTGGTACTGGATGATTACGCACATCATCCGACTGAAACCTCTGCAACGCTTGCAGGAATTAGAGCAGCTTGGGACAGAAGGCTGGTTGTAGTTTTTCAACCGCATCTCTTCTCAAGAACAAAAGATTTCTACCAGGATTTCGGAAGAGCATTCCTGAATTCGGATGTATTTATATGCACAGATATTTATCCCGCAAGAGAAAAGCCTATTGAAGGTGTTAACGGTGAGATGATTGCTAATATCACGAAGAAGTACGGACATAAAAATGTTATTTACGTTCCGGATAAAAATGATATTCCCAAAAAATTAATGGAAGTAAAAAAGAAAGAAGATATTATTGTTACAATGGGAGCTGGAGACATCTGGAAGTATGGAGAAAAATTTGTCCAACTACTTAAGGAGGAAAAGCATTGAGCGAACGTAGAAGTAAATTTTTTGGACTGGTTATATTTTTAGTTTTGATAATCGGATTTTCCTATTTGATGATTACCGGTTCACAGGCGAGTCATAATGAAGTTTATAATCGGATTGAAGTAAGTGAAAATAAACTTCTTACTGCGCAAGAATATTTAAAGTATGCTGGCTTGAATGATTCCACAGAATATGAAAGCCTAACATTATTAGAAGTAAAACAAAAAATTGAAAAACATCCCTACCTGAGAAAAGCGGAAGTTGAATTCGATGGTATAAACACAATCCTGGTCGAGGTTCAAGAAAAAGAGATCAAAGCCGTTCTGCTTCAAAAGAATGATTTAAAACTGTTGACCGGTGATTTAAAAATTCTTCCGCTTTTCCCCCCCGCTGAAATCGGAGCGTTTCCGGTTATTTCTAACATGGATATGAAGAAGAGAAAAGGTTTAAATGAGCATGATATAAATTTTGCTTTCAGAATAATTGATGCAATTAACGTGTGTGATACTAGTATGAGAAAGAATCTTGCTGAAATTAATATGAGAAAAGGCGGAGATGCTATTCTTACTTTTGCCGATCAAAAATTTCCTGTTCTCTTTGGTAAAAGTGATGAAGTAAAAAAAGTATTGGTTTTGAAAAATCTCTGGAATCAATTAGGTGGTGTTGAAAACAGTTATGAAAAAATAGATTATGTTGATCTTCGTTATAAAAACAAAGTATTCATTGGTAAAAGCAAAATAGAACTGGCAGTTAGATGAAAAAAGAAATTATAGCTGGAATTGATTTAGGTACAACAAAAGTTTGTGCAGTGATTGCCGAAAGGGAAGAAGGCAAGCAATCTTTCAACATACTCGGATTCGGAATTGCCCCATCTGAAGGGTTGCACAAGGGACTTGTCGCAAACATTGGTAAAACTTCTGAAGCTATTAAAGAAGCTATGTCTATTGCTACGAATCGTGCCGGACTTAACATAACGTCAGTGAATGTTGGAGTTGCAGGCGAACATATCACAAGCATCAGGCACAGGAATTATGTAACCATCAGCAGTGAAGAAAAAGAGATTACGAAGAAAGACCTTGAAAGATTAGAAGCAGATGTAAGAACAATAAGAATTCCATCAGACAGACAAATTCTTCATATTATTCCAGAGGAATTTTCTGTTGATCATCAACCCGGGATTGAAAATCCCATTGGAATGTCAGGTTCACGTTTGGAAGCCAGTAATCACGTGGTTTTGGCGTCAATACCAGCAATACAGAACATAAAAAAATCTGTCGAGCGCGCAGGACTTAAAGTGAAAGATTATATTCTTCAACCGATAGCATCAAGCACATCAGTTCTTGAAGAAAGTGAAAAAGATCTTGGTGTTGTTCTTCTGGATATCGGTGGAGGGACAACTGATATAGCTATCTATCATAAAAAATCAATCAAGCATACGAAAGTAATTGGAATAGCAGGAAACCAGGTAACAAATGACATCAGAGAGTCTTTAGGTGTAGTCACAGAGGAAGCAGAGAAATTAAAAAAAGAATATGGCTATGCAATCGAAACGGCAATTATAAAGGACGAAGATATTTTAATTAAAGGTGTTGGTGCGAGAGGAAATACAAAAATTCCAATCAGCCTACTCACTCAAATAATCAGTTTGAGAATGAGGGAATTGTTTACGCTGATTGATAACGAAATACGAAGTGCTGGATACAAAAACAAAGTAAAAGCCGGAATAGTTTTAACAGGAGGAGGGTCACTGCTGCGTGGTTGCCCCGAATTAGCTGAAGAAGTTTTTGGTTTGCCGGCAAGAATTGGTGTGCCACAGGAGCTTGGTGAAGGATTGTCAAATGAAATTGAAAGTCCGGAGTTTGCCACAGTTGCCGGATTAATAAAAGGAATACCTGGCGGCAAGTCGAGTGAATACCAGATTATCAAAAGAAAAAAAGAAGCTAAGAACTCAATTAAACTATTTGTAAAAAGAGTTCAGGAATTTTTTGATGAATTATAAAAAATCTAATACAGGAGGGTCCATGATAAAGTTCGCCACTCTCGATAGAGAAAAACCAATGTCAGCCGTTCTAAAAGTAATTGGCGTAGGCGGCGGAGGCTGTAACGCTCTGGGAAGCATGATTGCCAGAGGTTTGAACGGTGTCGAGTATGTTGCTGTTAATACCGACGCACAGGTTTTGGAAAGCAGCAAGTCACATCACAAAATCCAGGTTGGAACAAACATAACGCGCGGTCTCGGCGCTGGAGCTGATCCGAACATCGGCAGGAAAGCAGTTGAAGAAGACCGCGATAAAATTGCTTCCGTACTTGCAGGCAGTGATATGGTTTTCATTACTGCAGGAATGGGTGGTGGAACCGGCACCGGTGGTGCACCAATTATAGCTTCAGTTGCACAAAGCATTGGAGCTCTTGTAGTTGGCATCGTTACAAAGCCGTTTCGCTGGGAAGGTAAAACTAGAATGATAAATGCTGAGGAAGGAATAAAAGAATTGAGAAAGCATGTAGATAGCTTAATCGTAATTCCAAACGAGCGAATTCTCAGCATACTTGACGGCAACATAAATGCGTTTGCGGCATTCGACAAACCAAACGAAGTGCTGTATGAAGCAACAAGAGGAATCGCTGATATAATTACTGTCGAAGGATTGATAAATGTTGATTTTGCCGATGTTCGCGCCGTGATGAACCAGAGCGGAGAAGCTCTAATGGGTTGCGGAATAGCAAGCGGTGAAAACCGTGCAATCGAAGCCGCTCAGAAAGCAATTTCAAGTCCGCTTCTTGAAGGGGTGAACATACGAGGAGCCAAGAGTGTTCTACTAAATATTTCCGGTTCAAGCAACCTCACTCTTCAGGAAATTAACGAAGGTAACAATGTTATCTTCGAAGCTGCAGGTGAAGAAGCAAATGTAATCTTCGGATGTGTAAGAAAAGAAGAAATGAATGATTACGTTTCTTATACTGTCATTGCAACCGGATTCGACAGCGCAAGAAAAACTTTTGCGCAAAGTAACTTTAAATCACAGGCAAAGAAATCCGGCGAACAGTTAAGTTTCAGGGGTGGATTTAATTTTATGGATACCTCGAACATTGATAAAGAAGATCTGGATGTTCCCACAATTCTCAGGGTAAAGAGCAATCCGGTTCAACCTGAAGAACCGGAGAACGAAGAACCTGAAAATTCTTTCTCGGAAAAAGCCTCAAGATACAGTTGGGCTAAGGAAAAGATGGAACAGAAAGATTCCGGTAAGAAATCAAATGATGACGATGATGAAAGCTCATCATTTTTAAGAATGATTATGGACTAGCCTTGAATAGTAATTAAGAATTACATATTTTAGGAGTGAGGAGGTTGCGTATAGTCAACTATTTATAATTATCAACCTCGGAGGGTTATATGATGCTCCTGTTAATCCTGCTGGTCTTTTCGGTTGTGCTAAATGTTGTCTTCATTTTCGGAATAGTCAGAAGACAAGATGAAGAAAATGTCACATTTATTAAGTTGAGTGAGAAGTTAAGAGTCGACTGAATAACTTTCTGGATTAAGGGAAGTTGTTCGGTTCAATCAGGTTGAAAATTGGAATCGAAAGATTTCCAATTCTGAGATAGCTACTCATCTGTTATTCGCGACTCAACGAATAAATATTCTTCGTCTTCCTTATCATGCTTTATTAGAATTCTGTTTGGTCTGCAGCATACTTCACAGTCCTCAATAAAATCCTGATCACCTTTGATGGTCAGGTCGATCCATAATTCGTTTTCCTCTCCACAGTACTGACAAATCCAGTTTATTACGTCATCTGTCTGCATAGTTTCACCTCAGTAATTGTTATCACCTATCGAAACTAAAATAATTTTTAATTCAAACGCAACACTCGAAGTTCATTTACAATAATTGCAAAGCAATAATTGTCTGGTGTAAAATAAAAATGGCTGCTCAGGTATTTGCTGAACAGCCACTCGTCGTTGTATGATCACAATTCTATTCTTAAAAGAAGTTGTGCTTTTCTATACACCCAATTCTCAGACCATAAACAATTTATTTGATTTTCTAGCATAATTAAATCATTCATTTAAATTTGTTGTTTCAAAATAAAATTTGATGGATCAAAAGAATTCTCACACTGCGAATTCCGTAAACCATTTTATCCAAGCACAGATTTTTTTCAAGATTTTGAAATCTGGAATCCGAAATCCACAATCCGCAATCAAAATCCCTCTTGCATTTAAATTTTAAAAGACTATATTTTAGTGTGCAAATGTTCACTATAATATGTTTGAAAACAGCTCAAAAACGGAAGATTCATTAATTTACCAGGTTCCACCTGAATGGCGTGGACAGGCAAAGATACACACCCTCTATCCGCCGATACCAAAACACACCGGCAATATTGATTTCGACATCTTCGATTTTGATATGCTCTTTAACGATCCTGCAACAAAAAAATTAATTCGTTCGGGGAAAACTATCGGCTGCTTTTATATTGAATCGCCGGGAATGCGTTCGCTTCTTCGCAGACTCGATGTTGAAACTTTTGAGATGCTTACTGCTGCAAGTTCTGTTATTCGTCCCGGTGTTGCAGAAAGCGGAATGATGCAGGAGTTTATCGCTCGCCACAAAGATCCTTCACGGAGAAAATATCTTGTGCCCGAAATGGAAATTTATCTTGGCGAAACTTACGGAGTGATGATTTACCAGGAAGATGTGATTAAAGTTGCTCACCACATTGCCGGATTAAGTTTGGAGGATGCTGATCTTCTTCGCAGAGCAATGAGCGGAAAGATGCGTTCACACCATGCAATGCAGCGCATAGTTGATAAGTTTTTTGTGTCCTGCGAAGAAAAAGGACTAACCGATTACCAGAGCAAAGAGCTCTGGCGGCAGATTGAATCGTTTGCAGGTTATTCTTTCTGTAAAGCGCACAGTGCATCGTTTGCATTGCTTTCTTACCAGGTTGCATTTCTCAAAGCTCACTATCCTGCGGAATTCATGGCAAGCGTGCTGAACAACGGAGGCGGATTTTATTCACCGGCAGTTTACATCGAAGAATCAAAACGTTTGGGCTTGAAGATTGAACTTCCTTCGGTTAATGAAAGTGAAAAAGAATATGTTGGAAAGGGAAGAAACATCCGTGTTGGTTTAAAAGCAATCAAAAATCTTTCTTACAGTGCGATCGAAAAAATTATCGAGGAAAGAAAACGAAACGGAAAATACGTTTCGTTGGCAGATTTTCTTGTCCGTACAAAACTTG
This window encodes:
- the murF gene encoding UDP-N-acetylmuramoyl-tripeptide--D-alanyl-D-alanine ligase, with translation MKKVHLNIEDLFNVPDSVIYEPDKLNSIDYVSIDSRKIRSNTLFIALKGNRFDRHNFVKDAVKNGAAAVMIDKKKINQFDEIKVPIVTVTDTTIALGEIAKTWRKKLAAKIIGITGSAGKTTVKEMIAEILSEKYRVNKTVANNNNHIGVPLTILDTNETHQVLVAELGTNHFGEIPYTAKILAPDYSLITNIGDSHLEFLKTRNGVWKEKSFLFEETIKNGGKVFLNYDDPIIKAKHSGKGNRVSFGFSGRVNVKAKLKNFTDDGKPVIEVSYKKKRFDIILPIYGEQSAKNFLAACSVALEMGLSVEQIKQAANRLKASAGRLDVQRYNKFILIDDTYNANPDSTKAAIELVGIIKSFKRKILFVGDMLELGSRTIRLHEGLIDVIIKSGIDEVYTIGPMMKYLHKKIKSIDIISRHFTQRSHLENFINDLNIDDSVILVKGSRGMKMEEFVSAIKRKIMN
- a CDS encoding phospho-N-acetylmuramoyl-pentapeptide-transferase, producing MLYYLFDYINKLYSPPGFDIFRFLTFRSALAAITGLFMAFYLGPKIIRGLQKYQIGEAKKEDAPQTHWSKAGTPTMGGLIIILSAVVPVLLWGDLTSIYIILILGGTVWLSLVGFLDDYLKVVKKLPKGLIGRYKIIGQIIIGLIVGTVIYFSPEFANYNSLTTVPFLKNVNLDLSIFYIPVVIFIITATSNAVNLTDGLDGLAIGIIAIVMIALALLSYVSGNVIFADYLNIIYLPGSGELTVFVAALVGASLGFLWYNAYPAQVFMGDTGSLALGGAFGILAVLIKKELFIPILGGVFFMETLSVIIQKIYFKYTKKKFGQGRRVFKMAPIHHHFEILGWAEPKIVVRFYIIAIILAIVTLVSFKIR
- a CDS encoding UDP-N-acetylmuramoyl-L-alanine--D-glutamate ligase; protein product: MEVKGKKISIIGAARSGVGAAKLVKRLGGIPFVSDLGSKEKIYDAVNQLEVEKIDFEFGGHSDRVYESTLMIVSPGVPNDSQVLTTARSKGIKLISEVEFAYHYCKGKVIAITGTNGKTTTTSLCGHVFNTCGYKTHVAGNIGLAFSEIALDVKEGEFVSLEVSSFQLDLIEKFKPAVAMILNITPDHLNRYENSVEKYAQSKQRIYTNQDEKDYLILNKDSHTVMNYLSDHKSKSIYFSLTEEQTNGCFYKDDKVIFKLNGKEEFICSRNDIKIRGEHNLANAMSVICAAKVFNLDNAGIIKGLQTFESVEHRLELVRQIDGIKYINDSKATNVDSVWYALKSFDEPILLILGGQDKGNDYNQIKELVLQKVKKIYAIGSSAEKVFNFFHQDVKVEIEKSLEDAVKSSSREARSGDVVLLSPACASFDMFNNYEHRGKVFKEAVNKL
- a CDS encoding cell division protein FtsW → MKKLGLTIFFDAFALMLLGLTIVMSASSTYSVFKFDSVFYLFNSHLFKVLLGIAAVILFALIPYEYYRRLSKPLIIATVFLLVFTLLFAPSIKGAGRWLNLGVISIQPADIAKLVLVIHLALLLEAKANVMDNYRHGFLYLFIWIIGISGLIMLQPNISSGIMLILISLTIIYAGGAKLKHILVSLLISGTVIGIAAMIFPHSRSRIFSFVSSITSGSDLNFQVKQALYSLGSGGIFGVGIGNSMQSNLFLPEAYGDFIFAILGEELGLIGSIAVLVSYLVLLVCGILVAKKTKDQFGQLLAFGITISIVFYAFVNVAVTTGVLPTTGLPLPFISYGGTSLIFLCISVGILINIAFTNHMRQNGVIHVPDQNPVQGSNR
- the murG gene encoding undecaprenyldiphospho-muramoylpentapeptide beta-N-acetylglucosaminyltransferase, whose amino-acid sequence is MSSVETKYRFLFAGGGTGGHLFPAVAVAEQIREMKPEADILFIGTKDKIEGRVVPKLGFKFKSIWIKGFSRRINIENLLFPLKLFVSMVQSLLINMSFKPKVAIGSGGYVAGPAIWAANVMGAKIILLEQNSYPGVTTRLLEKYATEVHLSFQESKKYLRKEKVHHITGNPVRKNLGRMDRTIALKSFGLSSEKKTLLVLGGSLGARTINEAMLESINAFKENGIQVIWQTGKNYFEQFKKMNSDSTKVYDFIEDMNAAYSVCDLLLARAGATTIAELLNLGIPAILVPSPNVAENHQYYNAKALSDNNAAILIEDKNLKSEIGKKVLELVKSESTLTEIKTNALKMAKSNAAKVIAQNAINFAEAV
- a CDS encoding UDP-N-acetylmuramate--L-alanine ligase; its protein translation is MFKSIKKIHFVGIGGIGMSGIAEILINQGFEVSGSDLHLTEVTKRLEELGAKVYEGHSADNIKDVDVLVYSSAVIPDNPEVRAAADRNIPIIKRAEMLAETMRMQYGIGIAGTHGKTTTTSMVGLTLTEGGIDPTIIVGGKLSGLGGTNARLGNGEFIVVEADEFDRTFLKLTPTIAAITTLEREHLDTYKDLDDIKTAFIEFANKVPFYGFVVICLDEPALQDIIPSINKTVFTYGITAQADVRAIDIEFEGFSSKYTVIYKGKELGQIKLNIPGEHYVKNSLVAVTIGMELLIDFSIIKKALEKFTGVYRRFETKYKNDILVLDDYAHHPTETSATLAGIRAAWDRRLVVVFQPHLFSRTKDFYQDFGRAFLNSDVFICTDIYPAREKPIEGVNGEMIANITKKYGHKNVIYVPDKNDIPKKLMEVKKKEDIIVTMGAGDIWKYGEKFVQLLKEEKH
- a CDS encoding FtsQ-type POTRA domain-containing protein, translated to MSERRSKFFGLVIFLVLIIGFSYLMITGSQASHNEVYNRIEVSENKLLTAQEYLKYAGLNDSTEYESLTLLEVKQKIEKHPYLRKAEVEFDGINTILVEVQEKEIKAVLLQKNDLKLLTGDLKILPLFPPAEIGAFPVISNMDMKKRKGLNEHDINFAFRIIDAINVCDTSMRKNLAEINMRKGGDAILTFADQKFPVLFGKSDEVKKVLVLKNLWNQLGGVENSYEKIDYVDLRYKNKVFIGKSKIELAVR